CGGGAAGCGCCAGCGCGAAGCGCGCGTCGACGATCACCGCCGATGCGTATCCGCCATGCCGTCCCACGCAAGTCGGTTGCCCTTGCCGGCAAAGATTTTCATTGCCGGCCAAACACTGCTCGCAGTTCATGCACGAACCGGCGAGCCAGCCGACGCCGGCACGTTGACCGACGCTGAGATGACTGACGGCGGCGCCGATGCGCGTAACCACGCCAACGATCTCATGACCCGGCACCAACGGATAGGACGACACGCCCCAATCATCATCGATCAAATGCAAATCCGAGTGACACATGCCGCAGTGGGAAATCGCAATCTCGATTTCCAACGGCCCGAAAGAATTGGCGGCAAACTGATAAGGCTCTAAAGGCGCGCCGGCGCGCGGCGCCGCGTAGGCGTTAATCATGCACTCTTACGTAGCAGGATGACGCGCAGGGCTCAAGTTTTATTGGCTCACGCACTAATTCAGCCATCGCCAAACCGTCGGCGTCGGGCGCTTGGCTCAACGCCGCGACCACGCCGGCACGGTCGATTTCGGAACGGTTCTGACTAGCTTTCCATTTACCGATTAGTTTGGTGAGCGGAATCTCGATGCCGACGATCGCTTGCAGTTGTTTCTCGATAAAAGGCTCAGGCGCATCGCTGACGCGCCATGGTTGTGCTTGCGCCGCTTCGAATCGCGCCGTCAGCCGGCCCACCAAAGCGCGCAGCCAAGCCACGTCGTCGATAATACGCAGCGGTCCGGAAGCGTGAACGACGACGTAATTATACGTCGGCACCACCTCCCCGGTAGTATTTTTCGTCGGATACCAAGACGGCGAGATGTAAGCTTCGGGACCGTGAAAAATCGCCAGGCGTCCACCGACCGGGAGAAATCGCGCCACAGCGGATTGGCCCGCGCAACATGCGCGCGCAGCGTGCCGAAGGGTGCGGCATCGAGGGCAAGCTCGAAGGGAAAGTGATTGGCGTTGAGCCCGGCCGATCCAAGCGTAATCAAAGTCGCCAGCGGCCGCTCATGAATTAGCCGTTGGAGAACTTCTAACTTTGGCTGGTTAAAATGTTCGGGCAGATACATAGACGTTTGATGACGATTACAGCCCAAGCGCCCGCAGGTCCAATTTGCCATTGCGCATGGGTGGGCACCAAAAGTAGCTGCCGGAAACCGGTTTGGTAAATTTGAACAGCGCGTCGGTGATGCCGTCCTCGGCGCCGACCATGCGCTTGAGTTGCGCTTCGAAGGCGTCGAACGATTTTCCGAAGGCGACGAAGTTCAAGCCGCCGCGGATGCCGTCGGCCCAGGGCATGGAGCGGCGCAGAATAAACGCCTCGGGTGAAAAGCTTTCCTGGGCCGTCCGCTTCACATGCGCTGAAGCCGGAGCCCCGGAAAGTTCTTTGTTGTCGCTCTTGCGCCGGCCGACGGCGTTGTCCTGTTCTTTGCTCGGCATCGCTTCGAAGCGCGCGAAATCATGCACCCACTGCTGCACCGCGACGAAACTCGCGCCATCGAGACCGGCGCCCTGCCCGCGCACCATCGCGGCGGCGGCCGCCTTCGCTCCTTTGGGATTCTCGGTGCCATCGACATAGCCGGTTAAATCGCGTCCGGTATCGTACTGAAAAGAATCTATGATGGAATCTAAACTGAAAGCCAGGGAGAGCGTCTCGACAACCATTCGCGACAAGTGCAACAAAGCGCCGCAGAGGTCGATGGCAATATCAAGCCGGCACCAAAGTTAGTCGGAAATGTCCGCAAACCATCGATACACCCGCGCACAGCGACAACCGTAGGCTGACCGATCCCCACCACAACCGACTCGCCATCCGCGACACCGGCCAATTGCTGCAAAATGTTTTTCGGTTGAGCTCCAGCCTTAAGCGAGAAGGTCAGGTAACGCGCCAGTTTCGGCACTGGCGCCAAAATTCCCGGTTGCATATTCGTCATAGTTACTCCTAGTCGTCGCAGACGAGATGATGAGGCGATTTTTCCGCGCGGAATCGGCGCCGTCAAGTATTCCGACGGGAAATTTTTGCAGGATTTAGATCGATCGGCGCGGTGGTGAAGCACCTACACATTCAGCCCCGACCGCGAACACGATCACGTTCCTACCAGCGTCCGCGACCGGGACCGTAGGAGCGCTGCCGGCCGGCGCGGCTGCCGAAGGTCGGCTTGGGATTGGGATCGAGCAAGCGGCAATAGGAGTAATTGAAATCGTCGAGCTTCACGCGCGGAATTTTTTGGCCGATGAAGTGCTCGATGCTGGCCACTTCCTGAATATCTTCGGCGGTCATGATGGTAAAAGCATCGCCGACACTCTGGGCGCGGCCGGTGCGGCCGATGCGATGGACATAATCTTCGGGATGATGCGGCACGTCGAAATTGATCACATGACTGATTTGTTCGACATCGATGCCGCGGGCGGCGATGTCGGTGGCGACCATCACTTCGTAGCGGCCGTTGCGAAAACCGCTGAGCGCCTGTTCGCGCTCGCGTTGGGTGCGGTTGGAATGAAGCACGGCGACTGAGTGGCCTTGAGTCTGCAAATTGCGCGCGACCCGGTCGGCGCCGTTCTTGGTTCGGCAAAAAATCAAAACTTGATCGTAATCGGTGCGGCGCAAAAGTTCTTCGAGCAACGCTTGCTTTTGGCCGATATCGACCGGATAAAGCGCATGGGTGACGGTCTCGGCGGGCATCCGGCGCTGGCCGATCTCGATGGTTTCGGGGTCGCGCAGCGCCCAGCGGCAGAGCTGTTCAATCTCCGGCGGCACCGTCGCCGAAAACAACATGGTCTGGCGCGTCTTGGGGCACTTGTCGATGATCTTGCGCACGTCGGGCATGAAGCCCATGTCCAACATACGGTCGGCTTCGTCCAATACTAAATTTTCAATATCGCTTAGGCGCACCGTGCGGCGCTGCATCTGATCCAACAGCCGGCCCGGCGTGGCGACCAAGATATCGACGCCTTGACGCAGCGCTTGATCTTGCTTGCCGTAACCCGTGCCGCCGAACAAAACCACCGTTCGCAGATCGGTGAAGCGCGCGTAATCGCGAATCGCGGTTTCGACTTGAGCGGCTAACTCGCGGGTCGGTTCGAGGATCAGCGCGCGCAGCTTGCCGTGCGGTCCGAGGCGGGAAATCAGCGGCAGCGCGAACGCGGCGGTCTTACCGGTGCCGGTTTGCGCCGAACCGATCAGGTCGCGGCCTTCGAGAATCATCGGAATCGCGCGCAACTGAATCGGCGTCGGATCGGTGTAACCCGCCGCGCGCACGCCTTCCAATACTTTGGGGGAAAGTCCTAATGTAGAGAATGACACCGATGATTATTGTCACAACCGGCGCTGCTTCTCAATGCTCCGGCCGCGATTAGCACAATGACAGAACGGTCTGCTTGGAGTCAGCACAGTGGCAAGGCCGCAAAGCGATCATCGATCACGGTTCAGAAGCGATAGGCTTGGAGCACGCGGCGAATGAATTCGCCTTTGGCGTCGGCGTATTCCGCGCCGTTGCTGATCCCCTGGGCGAGGATACGGCATTTTTCCATTTCATAGGCGCGTCGCAGGACGGCGCTTTCGCGCAAAATATCGCGAAACCGCGCCATGTCACGGGCCTCGCGGCTGCCGGCTTCGACGACATGAACATGAATGCGATAGAGGCGGCCGAGATGTTCGACGACGCCGACACGCATGGGCCGGCTCTCGGGAAAACTATCGGCACCGCTATGGCGCTGAAAGCCCAACTGATCTAGCCCCTCACGAGCAGCCTTCTGTGACCCGGATGGATAGAGCACAAGTAGATCGACAATCCCCTTGCCGGCACATCCAGTTACCGCCGTGCTGCCGATATGCTCGACCTCGACGTCAAAACAAGCGCTAACGATCATCTCAGCCAACGACGCTGCCACATGACGGGCGGCAAAGTCGTGATGGGTGTAATGAACTTCGACCTCAGTGTAATAACCGATTTCCATTGCTTAATCTTTCAGATGAGCGACGAAAAAATTGCCATTTACCATCAACATAGCGGCGCGTAACCATCCGAACGAAGCAACGCAAGAACGGTGCCGCATAGCCGAAGCAGACAACTCAGCTCGAAAGCGAACGAGAACCGGCCAGCGGTTGTCAGCAAAACAGCGCTAAGTGACAACTAAGTTTACATCGAACGTAAACTTAGTTGTCGGTCGGAGGTTAATTGCGATTCGACGGCGTGGGGACGAGGGACAGCGCGGGAGCGGCTACTTTACGAACGAACAGCAGTAGTCGGTCAAGGATTTTACTTTCATGCGGAACTTGGAGTTGGCTGCCACGGCAAAAGACAAACCGCCGGTGATGGCGCGCCAGCCATCGATTCCCGGCAGCGCAACGTCGAGGTCGCCGCTGATGATTTCCATGATCTCGGCGTCGCCGGTGCTAAACTCGTACTCTCCCGGCTGCATAAAACCGAGGGTCTTCTTCGAACCGTCGGTAAACAGCACAGTGCGGCTGACGACATTACCGTCGAAGTAGACGTTGGCTTTTTTGACCACCGTGACATTGTTAAATTCAGACATCCAATTCTCCTTAGGATTCCATACCGGCCGAGCGCGCCTTGAGCCGCTTTTTGAGATCGAGCATGAAGCGCTCCTTGTCCGCCGGCGAGATCAGCAATTCACCGCCGCCATAACGAATCGCCAGCCGGTCCTAAGGACAGCGCCGGACTCGAATATGGGTTGTGCGTCGGTTCGATATGAGTGATTTCGTCGAGGGCGATGACCCAAGAAAACGGCCCGCAACGAATCAGCAAGAATTCACCGGTGAGGGTGTAGCGAGTCGTCATGAACAGCCAGAAGATCAATCCCGACGCCGCGACCACGGCCAGCAGCGCGAGAACATTAATGGCGCGCTCGCTAAGCCCCATGCCGTCGAGAAGAAATTCCAACGCGACAACCGGTGCGCAGATCGCCACGACGACCAGCCAGACATCCAACTTTGAGCGATATGCCGAATCCACGATTGCGTCCTCGATATTATTGTTGCCGTATTTTATCGAGATTTCCAAGCCAACAGCTATGCCGGAACTCCGAGCGATTCAATCTTGGCCTCGCGGATCGGCAAATTGAGCAGCGCGGCGATCGCCGCAAACAGTGCATCGGCATACCACATCCAGAGATAGTTGCCCGAGTGAGCGAACGCCAGACCGCCCAACCAGGCGCCAAAAAATGCCCCGATCTGATGCGACACCATCGTCAAGCCGTAGAGCGTCGCCAGATAGCGCATGCCGAAAAGTTTGCCGACCACGCCCGCCGTCAGCGGCGCGGTGCCGAGCCAAGAAAAGCCAAGTCCAACGGCCAGCAAATAAAAAGTCCACTCGGTCTTGGGCGCGGCGAGATAGAGCAGGATCAACAATGTCCTTGAACCATACATCCAAAACAACACGTACTTGCCGCGAAAACGGCTCAGTAACCAGCCGGCGGTGAAACTACCGGCGATATTGGCAAGGCCGATGATCGCCAACGACCAGCTCGCCACCGAAGCCGGCAGCCCGCAGAGATCCACTTCGCCTGGCAAGTGCGTAACTAGAAATGCGATGTGGAAACCGCAGGTGAGAAAGCTGCCGTGCAGCAGCAAATAGCTACGGTCGGCGAAAGCTTTTTTCACCACGCCGCTCAGCACACCGCCGACGGAGTTCGCTTGGATCTCAGCTGAACTCAAAGTGGGTCCGCTGATCGTGCGAACCAGAGGTAATGCGAACAGCGCCATGACGCTGAGCGACCACGTGGCGCCCATCCAGCCCCACAGTGAAATCAAATTTTGCGCGATCGGCGCGAAGACGAACTGACCGAATGAACCTCCGGCGGTGATAATTCCCGCGGCCGTGCCGCGATGCGCCGGCGGCAACCGTTTCATCACCGTGCCGATCAAGATCGAAAAACTGCCCGCGCCGGAACCCATCGCAGTGAGAATACCGATTGTAAAGACCAGCCCGGAACTGCTCGCAAGCAGCGGCGTCAGCGCGGTACCGAGAGCCAGCACCAGCACGCCGCCCACCAGCACCCGCGCCGCGCCAAAGCGATCCGCCAACGCACCAGCGATGGGCGCCACCGCGCCCCAAACAAACTGCCCCACCGCCATGGCGAAACTGATCGCCGCAATGCCGACGCCGGTCGAGCCGCTGATCGGAAACACAAACAGCCCCTGGGACTGCCGCGCCCCCATGGTGATCATCAACATCGCCGCGGCGGCGATGGTGATGAAGAGCCAGGAGTTTTTGGTGTCGCGCTCGCTCATGTTGTAGTCGTTTGCGATCTTACTGCTGCTGGTACATCCGACCGATCTTCATCCCTAAACCGCCGCGACCACCCTGCCAACAATCTTTCCCGCCTTCAACTCGTCCAGTGTGCGACTCACTTGCGCCAATGACCGTGTCTCGATCGGAATCGGCTTCATCTTTCCTGCCCGTGCTAGAGCGACGACCGCGTTCAACTCTGCCACGCTGCCGAGATGCGAACCTTGGACCGTGACCGCACGCAAGATCGTACTGGCGATAGAAAGTTGGATTTCTCCGCCGAACAGACCGACGAGAATCAATTTGCCGCCTTTGCGCAGCGCCGCCAGAGCGACATTAGCTGTCTCGCTCGATCCAACGAAATCCACCGCGCCGTAAAGCGCGCCGCCGGTGATCGCTTTCAATTTCTGTGCCGCGTCGACGTCCCGACCATTCAACGTCGCCGCTGCGCCGGCCGCTTCAGCCGCCTGCAACTTCGCCGCGTCGATGTCGATGGAAAGAATTTTTTCGTGACCGAACGCGCGCAGCATGCCGATGGCCGACAAACCCAATCCGCCGGCGCCCATGACCGCGACCCATTCGTCGTTCGGAATCGGTTTCAACTTCGACACAGCCGAATAGGTCGACAAACCGGAGCAAGACAACGTCGCCGCCCAAACCGGATCGATGCCGCCGGCGTCAATCAAATAACGAGGATGCGGAACTAGTAAATGATCCGCGTAGCCGCCGGGCCGCTGGATGCCGATCATGCGCGGCGCCATACAGAAATTATCCGCGCCTTCGTGGCAACGCACACATTCACCGCAACCGATCCAGGGAAAAACCAGACGATCCGCGCCCAAGGGCACATCGATCGCATCCGGCCCGGCGGCGATCACGGTGCCGTACGGCTCATGGCCGAGCGTCACCGGCGGCGCCATGCCGCGCTCGCTCATCTGCAAGCGCTTGCCGCCGCCGAGATCGAAGTAGCCGTCGCGAATATGCACGTCGCTGTGACAGACGCCGCAAAATTTCAGCTTGACGAGTACTTCGGTGCCCTGCGGCACCGGCGTCGGCCGCTCGATTTTTTCAAGCGGCTTGCCCCATTCGACAACGTCGTAGCTCTGCATGATTTAGCGAGTTAATCCATATGCTGGTGAAAGTTAATGGCTGGAAATTTTCTCGTAATCCCAAAAGCTCACACCGAATTCATCGTGAAGCTCATTATCGTCCATGCCTTCGACGAACTTCGCCCCGGACCAATGATCCACGGCAGCGACTTCCGGGTCGGCAACTCCATCCATGAGACAGAAAAACGCGAAAAAAGCAGAGGCGCAAGAGTCAGCGATAAGCTTTTGAAGGGCGGACCTTTGCACGTCCGAAGGACGAAACATGGATAATTGTATCTCTTCTTCCTCTGTCAGCACATCTTTTGGAGGGTAGGTTAGCAATTTTGGACCAGCATTACGTAATATTTTCTGAAAGGCGGGATGAGTTAGGTCAGGTTTTTTGTTCTCACGAAGATACTTTATTTCATCCTCCGTGAACTCCTCCCTAACTGGCCGGTTATACGGTTGACCGATTTTTTGCGCTCCGTTCGCAGCAGAAGTCTCAATAATACGGTGAGTCTCAACCAAGATGGTTTTTCTTAGTTCTTCGGCCGTCATTAAACCTCCCATTAAGCCGTGATTTAATGCATAACGGCTTGTCGTTTCGCGAAGTACTCTCAATCTAGAAACGTGGCAGACTGCTACCGTAGAACGCGCTGCTTGATCATTGTCGCACGCAAATGCTCCACCCGTTTGCGATTGACGCCGAAGTCACTCTGGCCCAAACGCGACGCCGAGCGCACGGCGATTAAATTCTGCGCAGCACGCAGGTGCAGCTCAAGATCGTCGACGAAGCCGAAGAACGCGCTGCTGCACTCGGCGTGGATGTAATCTTCGCTCGCGGCGATGATCTTCATTCGTGGCAAGCTTTCCAAGATGGCGCGCAACGCGCGCCATGCATCGGTCGGGGAAATGACAAGTTCGAAAGCCGCAATCGAATGAGCCGAATCATCGGCATCGCTCGAAACGCAATTGGGCGACGACGGGCAGTCTCTCAGTCGGCCATCATTGATGCCGAGATTGGCGGGTCTTGTGCCGGAGCAAGAAAACAGCGACATGACGATGAAACTCGCGCCCAGGATTCTTAGACTATATAGCAAGATGGCAACAACGCTTGACCGACGCTATTCCTTTTTCGCCTCGGCCTGTTTATCGAAAAACTTGAGCACCATGGTGCCATGAGTGGCGGCGGCGCCGGCGCGAAGCGCGGCGGCGATAAACGAGGCCTCGACCACTTCTTCGCGCGTCGCGCCCGCCACCTGGGCGGCTTTGGCGTGGGACTCGATGCAATACGGACACTGAGTCGTTGCCGCAACTGCGATGGCGATCAGCTCGCGATATTTTTTCGGGATCGCGCCGTCGTCGCGCCCGACCATTTTCTCGAGGCCGAGCCAGGCATTGAATTCGTCCGGCGCCAACTTGCGCATATCACGCATCAACTTCAAATCGTTCTCGTCATGATAGTGATCCGACATTTAAGTTGTCCTCCTGAAAGTCGCCGCATTATTCCCGTAATCGCCATGCGAAGCAATCGCATTGACAGGGTTGGCGCCGTACGTTACCTCTACCCCATGCACGATCACTCGAGTCCGCATCTCGCCGCCCAATGCAGCATCTGCGGCACCATGCTGGCCGGCGCCTTGAGCGCGGTCTACCGAATATTTGGAATTCGGCGCAGCCCGCGCAATCCCAACATCTGCACGCGCTGCAGCACCCACGTCGAAGAAGGACGAATGGTGGAAATCACCGTGCTGTTCGCCGACCTGTCGTCATTCACCGAGGTGACCCACGAGTTGGGCGCGGAAAAAACTCATCAAGTAGTCGACGCTTTTTTGCGCATGGCCACCGAACTGCTGGTCAAACAGGGCGCCTTCATCGACAAATACGTCGGCGACGCGGTCATGGCGCTGTTCAACGTGCCGCTGCAACATGACGATCACGCCCGGCGCGCGGTCATTGCCGCGTCGGCATTGAATGCTGGACTGAAAACCGTCGGCGCCAGTTTTGGCTTAGACTTAAACGCCTCCGTCGGCATCGCCACCGGTTTCGCCCGCGTCGGCCGTCTGGGTTCGGACGATTCCAAAGACTACACCGCCATCGGCGACGTGGTGAATCTAGCGGCGCGTCTGCAAAGCAAAGCCGGCGCCGGCGAGATTCTCATCAGCGAAGAAAGTTATCTGAAGCATCCGGACCAATTTCCCGAAGCGAAGGCCGAGCAAGCCGTGCTCAAAGGTTTTCGCGAACCGGTGCGAGCCTATCGGCTGCACGGCAGTAGTGACACGACTCTCGTCGACGACCCGCTGGATTCAACCGCACAAGAAACTACCAGCATCGGCGCCATTGTCTTCGGCCTACTCGGCGCGCCCTGCGCTGTGGTCACTCTAATAGGACCGTTGGCGGTAGCTGTTGGAGCGGGCGGAGTCTTCGGCCTAGCCGGCGTATTGACCTTTCTCGATAAAAGCATGCTGCGCGTTCCTGTGCTCGTGCTCACGACACTCGCCGCTTTAGCCAATCTCTACACATTGGCCCATGCCAGAAAGCTGAGGAGAGAAGCCAAAGTTCCAGCACAGCTCAAGACCATGACGACGCAGGAAAAGCAGCGCACGACTTTCGTGCTCGCCGCCTCGGTCATCACCCTCGGGATCGTCGCTTTCGAAGTCGTCGCGCACATCCTGCTGCATTGAACGTGCGCTGCTAGAAATGCCAGGCGCTGAATTCGTCCGGCGCCAACTTGCGCATATCGCGCATCAACTTCAAATCGAATTCGTCATGATAAGGATCCGAGACAAAACTTACCCAACCTCTAAAGTTGGCGCATTGTGTCTGGATTTTTGGCGGGAATCCAACTGGCTAATTAAATTGGCGGTCATTCTTTAAATCTTGCGAAATTAACCGAAGACCGCTTCCGGGAGCAACAGGACTCCCAGAAACGGCTGCGGCTGTAGGACGAGTGGCTTATCTTGCCGTTATTTTTTCAGATCATGGTAAACGTCGAACGACGATGCGCGCGACCGGATTACGCCAATCGCGCCGCGCTGGATCATGGTTGCCGACACCATGAATGCCGGCATGGACATGCACAAAACCTTCCTCGCCTCCGACCGGCGCCGCACCGCCGCCGGGTCCGTTGCACTCGGTGAAAAACGGACCAGGGATGCTGGCACAGAGTTCGTCATTGCGCTCCGAACCGGCATCGTAAGCAACCGATATATGGGTGGTGGCCTGGTTCCCGCGCGGACCGGCAACACCGTTAAGCGCGAAAAAAGCGTCATTGGTAGGGATCAACATGGAAGCAACGCTCAGATGATCGAAGTCGCCGCGGGTATGGACTCTGACGGTGACCGATGCTCCAGGGTCGAGCAGGCCGCCAGAATCCGCGGTATCCAAAACTTCCGACATCGAGTTGAGCAAATCCGCAAGCGGCAGCACGTTGCCCTCTTCGGCGAGGGTCGCTAGCTGCGCGCTCGCAGGTTGGCCGAGTTCGAAGAGTTTGACACCGGCCTTATGACTTGCGACGAGAATCGGTGTAAACCGTTGGCCGCGGGTCAGATTGGTAATGGTCACTTCAAAGCTAGCAGCACGGACTGTCAGTTGGGTAGCAAGTAAAACCGCCACTATCACAACTAGTCTTATCCATTTTAGTTTCATGATTTCCTCCAAGTAATCTTTATCGCTGCGGCCAATGCCAACCGGCGACAGGGCTAAACATGTCGCGCCTCAGTGGACGAATGCCACCGATACCGGCTCGCGTGAGTGCGCTAAATGTGACTAACGGTTCGGCCTATTTTTTCATCTTGTCGTCCGTCTTCATTTTGTCTTCCATCTTCATCTTGTCGCCTTCGGTTTCGCCTTTACCCTTCATCTTCTCTTTCATATCGTCCTTCATCATTCCCTTGTCATCTTTCATCTTGCC
This genomic window from Deltaproteobacteria bacterium contains:
- a CDS encoding MFS transporter, yielding MSERDTKNSWLFITIAAAAMLMITMGARQSQGLFVFPISGSTGVGIAAISFAMAVGQFVWGAVAPIAGALADRFGAARVLVGGVLVLALGTALTPLLASSSGLVFTIGILTAMGSGAGSFSILIGTVMKRLPPAHRGTAAGIITAGGSFGQFVFAPIAQNLISLWGWMGATWSLSVMALFALPLVRTISGPTLSSAEIQANSVGGVLSGVVKKAFADRSYLLLHGSFLTCGFHIAFLVTHLPGEVDLCGLPASVASWSLAIIGLANIAGSFTAGWLLSRFRGKYVLFWMYGSRTLLILLYLAAPKTEWTFYLLAVGLGFSWLGTAPLTAGVVGKLFGMRYLATLYGLTMVSHQIGAFFGAWLGGLAFAHSGNYLWMWYADALFAAIAALLNLPIREAKIESLGVPA
- a CDS encoding pyrimidine/purine nucleoside phosphorylase → MSEFNNVTVVKKANVYFDGNVVSRTVLFTDGSKKTLGFMQPGEYEFSTGDAEIMEIISGDLDVALPGIDGWRAITGGLSFAVAANSKFRMKVKSLTDYCCSFVK
- a CDS encoding DEAD/DEAH box helicase is translated as MSFSTLGLSPKVLEGVRAAGYTDPTPIQLRAIPMILEGRDLIGSAQTGTGKTAAFALPLISRLGPHGKLRALILEPTRELAAQVETAIRDYARFTDLRTVVLFGGTGYGKQDQALRQGVDILVATPGRLLDQMQRRTVRLSDIENLVLDEADRMLDMGFMPDVRKIIDKCPKTRQTMLFSATVPPEIEQLCRWALRDPETIEIGQRRMPAETVTHALYPVDIGQKQALLEELLRRTDYDQVLIFCRTKNGADRVARNLQTQGHSVAVLHSNRTQREREQALSGFRNGRYEVMVATDIAARGIDVEQISHVINFDVPHHPEDYVHRIGRTGRAQSVGDAFTIMTAEDIQEVASIEHFIGQKIPRVKLDDFNYSYCRLLDPNPKPTFGSRAGRQRSYGPGRGRW
- a CDS encoding adenylate/guanylate cyclase domain-containing protein — protein: MIVIRHLSCPPESRRIIPVIAMRSNRIDRVGAVRYLYPMHDHSSPHLAAQCSICGTMLAGALSAVYRIFGIRRSPRNPNICTRCSTHVEEGRMVEITVLFADLSSFTEVTHELGAEKTHQVVDAFLRMATELLVKQGAFIDKYVGDAVMALFNVPLQHDDHARRAVIAASALNAGLKTVGASFGLDLNASVGIATGFARVGRLGSDDSKDYTAIGDVVNLAARLQSKAGAGEILISEESYLKHPDQFPEAKAEQAVLKGFREPVRAYRLHGSSDTTLVDDPLDSTAQETTSIGAIVFGLLGAPCAVVTLIGPLAVAVGAGGVFGLAGVLTFLDKSMLRVPVLVLTTLAALANLYTLAHARKLRREAKVPAQLKTMTTQEKQRTTFVLAASVITLGIVAFEVVAHILLH
- a CDS encoding DUF1499 domain-containing protein; its protein translation is MSLFSCSGTRPANLGINDGRLRDCPSSPNCVSSDADDSAHSIAAFELVISPTDAWRALRAILESLPRMKIIAASEDYIHAECSSAFFGFVDDLELHLRAAQNLIAVRSASRLGQSDFGVNRKRVEHLRATMIKQRVLR
- a CDS encoding carboxymuconolactone decarboxylase family protein, producing the protein MSDHYHDENDLKLMRDMRKLAPDEFNAWLGLEKMVGRDDGAIPKKYRELIAIAVAATTQCPYCIESHAKAAQVAGATREEVVEASFIAAALRAGAAATHGTMVLKFFDKQAEAKKE
- a CDS encoding alcohol dehydrogenase, coding for MQSYDVVEWGKPLEKIERPTPVPQGTEVLVKLKFCGVCHSDVHIRDGYFDLGGGKRLQMSERGMAPPVTLGHEPYGTVIAAGPDAIDVPLGADRLVFPWIGCGECVRCHEGADNFCMAPRMIGIQRPGGYADHLLVPHPRYLIDAGGIDPVWAATLSCSGLSTYSAVSKLKPIPNDEWVAVMGAGGLGLSAIGMLRAFGHEKILSIDIDAAKLQAAEAAGAAATLNGRDVDAAQKLKAITGGALYGAVDFVGSSETANVALAALRKGGKLILVGLFGGEIQLSIASTILRAVTVQGSHLGSVAELNAVVALARAGKMKPIPIETRSLAQVSRTLDELKAGKIVGRVVAAV